One segment of Streptomyces sp. NBC_01463 DNA contains the following:
- a CDS encoding STAS domain-containing protein, with translation MHIRGDHAELVVGGRLDVRSAADARTVLHSALDDGVGDLVLDLTELDSWDATGLGVIMGAHRRAGRAGRRLVLRGVPPQMQRLLVATRLHRILAIEGGIAAESLPRV, from the coding sequence ATGCACATCAGGGGCGACCACGCCGAGCTGGTCGTCGGGGGCCGCCTCGATGTCCGAAGCGCGGCGGACGCCCGTACGGTCCTGCACTCGGCCCTCGACGACGGAGTCGGCGATCTGGTGCTCGACCTGACCGAGCTGGATTCGTGGGACGCCACCGGACTCGGCGTCATCATGGGCGCACACCGCCGGGCCGGCCGCGCCGGACGGCGGCTGGTGCTGCGCGGCGTACCGCCGCAGATGCAACGCCTGCTGGTGGCCACCCGACTCCACCGCATCCTGGCCATCGAGGGCGGAATCGCCGCCGAATCCCTGCCGCGCGTCTGA
- a CDS encoding ATP-binding protein encodes MDPTHRGPEEYGHDSNGFAEEAGRRRPSRDPLTPDFGQQTPQQVRIVPLISGDLLLTVNPVDGSEVEPCPPGEQPAAPVRRTPAERADRERATAPPVPPGPPVLRLPLLQREEIREQLVRLLARGRSVRLTGPAGSGRSALLNAVAADCAELAPDGVVRLNGHKRNVTDLLYGLFEAVHDAPLHRPDRELLLEKLRSTGAVVVLDDLEFGGAALDELLDATPECAFLLATTPDVAAPGPDSHLEEVLLAGLDRAASIDLLERVVERKLTEEEANWAGDLWFESEGLPLRFVQAGSLLRQRDMLRTDPTAYDEYGYLENRPADEPPAVEGPADAEATDVPLPSLGEGAAPAALLASRLSGAARDTLRFAVGLAGEVPHQAHLPALVGDTHADAALGELAGCGLLSPAGSRYRLAAGVLAQLEAAGYGEDATDRARTVAQHYAWWSGHPSVTPARVVAESDAIVAAMAQLVPGDGAGQTSVAVLLARSASPAFAAGLHWSAWERSLRIGQEAGRIAGEVAEEAYFHHELGVLALCTGNLDRARAELETSISMRGALADKSGAVAGRRALALVDDRSGGPAGGAPAADLIPANPFELSPPRGLPTVIPVSMPRTFPDEPAVVSRQTAPLAADTAGGRFSVLGGARRNLVAAGAGVLLAGVLGTVVTLGLTSNSDPQGDPGASTEQSVTDGGDTEEELPAEEPADDATPSAKPSGSASPSAPGPSGSESAPAGGSGASSPGTTASESSPSSPGGSSSGKPSPTRTTTKPTPTKSESPPPSPSTTPPDPSDTPSPTDPETTDPAEPDSSDSASGPSGASASPSLT; translated from the coding sequence ATGGACCCGACACACCGGGGGCCGGAAGAGTACGGCCACGACAGCAACGGCTTCGCCGAGGAAGCCGGCCGGCGCCGTCCTTCCCGGGATCCGCTGACTCCTGATTTCGGTCAGCAAACACCGCAACAGGTGCGCATCGTCCCGCTGATATCCGGCGACCTCCTGCTCACCGTCAACCCGGTCGACGGCAGCGAGGTCGAACCCTGCCCGCCCGGGGAGCAGCCCGCCGCACCGGTCCGGCGCACCCCCGCCGAGCGGGCCGACCGGGAGCGGGCCACCGCACCCCCCGTGCCGCCCGGCCCGCCCGTCCTCCGGCTCCCCCTGCTGCAGCGCGAGGAGATACGCGAGCAGCTCGTGCGCCTGCTGGCCCGCGGCCGCTCCGTACGGCTCACCGGACCGGCCGGTTCCGGCCGAAGCGCGCTGCTGAACGCCGTCGCCGCGGACTGTGCGGAACTCGCCCCCGACGGAGTCGTCCGGCTCAACGGCCACAAGCGGAACGTCACCGATCTCCTGTACGGACTCTTCGAGGCCGTCCACGACGCACCGCTGCACCGCCCGGACCGGGAGCTGCTGCTGGAGAAGCTGCGGTCCACCGGTGCCGTCGTCGTCCTCGACGACCTGGAGTTCGGCGGTGCCGCCCTGGACGAGCTCCTCGACGCGACGCCCGAATGCGCCTTCCTGCTCGCCACGACGCCCGACGTCGCCGCCCCCGGCCCGGACTCCCACCTCGAAGAGGTCCTCCTCGCCGGACTGGACCGGGCCGCCTCGATCGACCTGCTGGAGCGGGTGGTCGAGCGGAAGCTCACCGAGGAGGAGGCCAACTGGGCCGGAGACCTCTGGTTCGAGTCCGAGGGGCTGCCGCTGCGCTTCGTCCAGGCGGGCTCGCTGCTGCGCCAGCGCGACATGCTGCGCACCGACCCGACCGCGTACGACGAGTACGGCTATCTGGAGAACCGGCCCGCCGACGAGCCGCCGGCGGTGGAGGGCCCCGCCGACGCGGAGGCCACCGACGTCCCGCTGCCCAGCCTCGGCGAGGGCGCCGCGCCCGCCGCCCTGCTCGCATCGCGGCTGAGCGGCGCCGCCCGCGACACCCTGCGCTTCGCTGTCGGGCTCGCCGGCGAGGTGCCGCACCAGGCGCATCTGCCGGCGCTCGTGGGGGACACCCACGCCGACGCCGCGCTCGGCGAACTGGCCGGCTGCGGGCTGCTGTCCCCGGCCGGCTCCCGCTACCGGCTGGCCGCCGGGGTGCTCGCCCAGCTGGAGGCCGCCGGATACGGCGAGGACGCCACGGACCGGGCCCGCACGGTCGCCCAGCACTACGCCTGGTGGTCCGGACACCCGTCGGTCACCCCCGCGCGGGTGGTGGCGGAGTCCGACGCGATCGTCGCGGCGATGGCCCAGCTGGTGCCGGGGGACGGGGCCGGACAGACCAGCGTCGCCGTCCTGCTGGCCCGCAGCGCCTCGCCCGCCTTCGCGGCCGGGCTGCACTGGAGCGCCTGGGAGCGGTCCCTGCGGATCGGCCAGGAGGCCGGCCGGATCGCCGGCGAGGTCGCCGAAGAGGCTTACTTCCACCACGAGTTGGGCGTCCTCGCCCTCTGTACCGGCAATCTCGACCGGGCCAGGGCCGAGCTGGAGACCTCCATCAGCATGCGCGGCGCGCTCGCCGACAAGTCCGGCGCGGTCGCCGGGCGGCGGGCACTCGCCCTGGTCGACGACCGCTCCGGCGGACCGGCGGGCGGTGCTCCGGCGGCCGACCTGATACCGGCGAACCCGTTCGAGCTGTCGCCGCCGCGCGGACTGCCGACCGTCATCCCCGTCTCGATGCCGCGGACGTTCCCGGACGAGCCCGCCGTCGTGTCCCGGCAGACCGCGCCGCTCGCCGCCGACACTGCGGGCGGCCGCTTCTCGGTCCTGGGCGGGGCCCGGCGCAATCTGGTCGCGGCCGGTGCGGGGGTGCTGCTGGCCGGTGTGCTCGGCACCGTGGTGACGCTCGGGCTCACCTCGAACAGTGACCCGCAGGGTGATCCCGGCGCCTCCACCGAGCAGTCGGTCACCGACGGCGGTGACACCGAGGAGGAGCTGCCGGCCGAGGAGCCGGCGGACGACGCGACGCCGTCCGCCAAGCCGTCGGGCTCGGCGTCCCCGTCCGCCCCCGGCCCCTCGGGCAGCGAGTCCGCGCCGGCGGGCGGAAGCGGGGCGTCGTCCCCGGGCACGACGGCTTCGGAGTCCTCTCCGTCGTCGCCGGGGGGCTCGTCCTCCGGTAAGCCGTCGCCCACGCGTACAACGACGAAGCCGACGCCGACGAAGTCGGAATCACCGCCGCCCAGCCCGTCGACGACGCCGCCGGATCCGAGTGATACGCCGTCGCCCACGGATCCGGAGACGACGGATCCGGCCGAGCCCGACTCGTCGGACTCGGCGAGCGGGCCCTCCGGGGCGAGCGCGAGTCCGTCGCTGACCTGA
- the nucS gene encoding endonuclease NucS, with product MRLVIARCSVDYAGRLTAHLPSAPRLILVKADGSVSIHADDRAYKPLNWMSPPCTLKEGTGDTEGVWTVVNKAGEKLIITMEEILHDSSHELGVDPGLIKDGVEAHLQELLADRIETLGEGYTLIRREYFTAIGPVDILCRDADGQTVAVELKRRGDIDGVEQLTRYLELLNRDPHLAPVKGIFAAQEIKPQARVLATDRGIGCVVLDYDAMRGIEDDKLRLF from the coding sequence ATGCGTCTCGTCATCGCCCGCTGCTCCGTGGACTACGCGGGCCGGCTCACGGCCCACCTGCCCTCCGCTCCCCGTCTGATCCTGGTGAAGGCGGACGGGAGCGTGTCGATTCACGCCGACGACAGGGCGTACAAACCGCTCAACTGGATGTCGCCGCCCTGCACCCTGAAGGAGGGCACCGGTGACACCGAAGGTGTCTGGACCGTGGTGAACAAGGCGGGCGAAAAACTGATCATCACCATGGAGGAAATCCTCCATGACTCGTCCCACGAGCTGGGTGTCGACCCGGGCCTGATCAAGGACGGCGTGGAGGCGCACCTCCAGGAACTGCTCGCCGACCGGATCGAGACACTGGGCGAGGGCTACACCCTCATCCGCCGCGAGTACTTCACCGCGATCGGCCCCGTCGACATCCTGTGCCGTGACGCCGACGGACAGACCGTGGCCGTCGAGCTCAAGAGGCGCGGCGACATCGACGGTGTGGAGCAGCTGACCCGCTATCTGGAACTGCTCAACCGCGACCCCCATCTCGCCCCCGTGAAGGGCATCTTCGCCGCCCAGGAGATCAAGCCGCAGGCCCGCGTGCTGGCGACGGACCGGGGCATCGGCTGTGTGGTCCTCGACTACGACGCGATGCGCGGCATCGAGGACGACAAACTCCGACTGTTCTGA